CTAAAATAATCGTCGGAACAAGCATTTCTGATTTTCTCCTCTTTTGCATTTCATCCGCCTCTTATATTTCTAACGCATTGTAACATATATCAATAATAGCTAATAATATTTTCTAGAAAAAAGGGCGCCTTTAAAAAAGGCGCCCAAACTTAAACCAAAAAAATCAAACCAGCTATTTCTTAACCTTCTTTGGTTTTTTAATTTTTTTGTCTTTCTTTCCCTTGCTTTTATCTCCCACTTCTCGTCCTCCTTCTTTAATTATTAATATTTATATTTACTCAGACTCTGACTTAGCAGCCTCTAACATTTTTTTATCTGCCTTCTTTTTCTTCTTTTCTTCTGTTTTCTTTTTCTTAGCTAATTCTTTCTGATACTTTTGATATGAATAATTATCTTTAGCCAAAACACTCTCCTTAAATGAGCCCCTACCGTTTTGTTTCGCTTTTGCTTACAAAACGGAAACAACGGGGGCGAATTTACTCCGCACACGAAACGTGTCGGAGCTAATAATTAGTAATAATTAATTACACAAACGATTTAACGTTCGTAAATCAAAACCGTAATTTACTCTACAATAAATCATAACGGTGTACAGATTCTATTATTAATATTTATTCTAGCATAATATTAAACAAATTCTGAAAATTATTAAAGAATTTAAATCGTCTACACTACACAGTCCTTTAAAAAAATAAAAATACACAAAAGAGCCCTTTGGCTTTTCGGCCAAAGGGCTCAAGGACATTTTTTCCGCTACTTTTCTTGTGAAATTTCTGGCTTATGGCAACGCTTCCGAGAACTCTCGCCCTCTAGATGCGAGCTCATGCAAAAGCAAAATAACGCAACCAAACATACGCCAAACTAATAAGAACTGACTGAATCATGAACGGCATTCCATAGCTTGTAAATTGTACAAAGCTTATTGGATACCGATTCTTATCACTTATCTTCGAAGCCACAACATTGGCGCTTGCACCAATAAGCGTGCCGTTACCACCTAAGCAAGCACCCAAAGCCAGGGACCACCACAAAGGTTCGGCCGATATCCCTGACGCAGCAATTCCTGAAATTACAATAATGTTCTTAATTAAAGGTATCATCGCTAAAACAAAAGGCACATTATCAAAAACAGCTGAAAACAAAGCACTACCAATAAGAACATATGCGCATAATAAGAAATAATTACTTCCTGCCATTATCATTAACTTGCTCGCTAAAAGTTCAATAACACCGTTATGTTCAAGTCCAGCCACAATCATAAACAAACCTATAAAAAAGAAAATCGTTCCCCATTCAACTTTCTGAAAAACTTTTTCCAAATCAGCCTTGCAGATAACCGCCATTAAAACTCCGCCAAACAAAGCAATTAGTCCAGATTCAATTCCTATGGCTGAATGAATAAAAAAACCAAAAACAATAAAACCTAAAACAATTAAAGCGCGTATCATTGTTTTTCGATCAACAATCGCCAACTCTGGAATAGCGCCGGAAATCCTGCTTTTCAACCGGTCAGGAATATTCCAATAAAAACGAAATAAAAAATAAACCGTCAATAAAAAAACAACCATAATGATTACAACGCAAGGCATGAGATTGAATAAAAAAGCATTAAAGGACAAGTTCGCTTGAGAACCTATAATAATGTTGGGTGGATCCCCTATCAAAGTCGCAGCCCCTCCAATATTCGATGAAATAACTTCTAAAATAAGAAAAGGTAGCGGGGATATTTCTAGCAATTGTGCTATGAGTATCGTGACAGGAGCGAGAAGAATAATTGTCGTTACATTATCCAAAAAGGCGGAAAGAACAGCCGTCACAACAATAAAAGCTAAAAGCATTTTAAAAGGATTACTGCTAAACTTTTTAGCAACCGTTATTGCCACCCATTCAAAAAAACCTGTTTTAGCTAAAATTGAAACAGAAAGCATCATCCCAACTAAAAGGAATATAACA
The Candidatus Omnitrophota bacterium DNA segment above includes these coding regions:
- a CDS encoding ArsB/NhaD family transporter: MLASIIIFLVVYFFIATEKLDKTVAVIIGATLMIGMRLISFGQAAEAIDWNVIFLLVGMMLSVSILAKTGFFEWVAITVAKKFSSNPFKMLLAFIVVTAVLSAFLDNVTTIILLAPVTILIAQLLEISPLPFLILEVISSNIGGAATLIGDPPNIIIGSQANLSFNAFLFNLMPCVVIIMVVFLLTVYFLFRFYWNIPDRLKSRISGAIPELAIVDRKTMIRALIVLGFIVFGFFIHSAIGIESGLIALFGGVLMAVICKADLEKVFQKVEWGTIFFFIGLFMIVAGLEHNGVIELLASKLMIMAGSNYFLLCAYVLIGSALFSAVFDNVPFVLAMIPLIKNIIVISGIAASGISAEPLWWSLALGACLGGNGTLIGASANVVASKISDKNRYPISFVQFTSYGMPFMIQSVLISLAYVWLRYFAFA